DNA sequence from the Leuconostoc lactis genome:
TATACAGGTTTTGATACCAGTCTGTCTGCTCTCCAAACAAAATATCCGCCAAGATATCAGCTGCTAGCGTTAATTTGGTTGCCGCTTCACCCGTCACATCAAGTTTTGGTAACCGAATACCTAATGCAATTTTTGGCCGCGATACATCAAACTTTTGAATCGCTTCCTTTTTTGTTGGCTCAGGGATTGCTGGCTCGAATCGACGGACGTTGACTGCTTCAATCGCCTTTGTGGCCTGATTGGCCGTCACCAGTGCCAGCACTTCATCTGGATCAAAATGACCAACCACCTGCAAAGTCATTTGATTGGGTTGATAAAAGGCTCGATGAATTTGGTACAGCAGTTCCGGTGTAATTTGTGCAATGGAGGCTTTTGTCCCCGCAATATCTTCGGCAATTGGCGCACCCGGATACAAGAGTTCCAGCAAGCCCATATAAATGGCCCAGTTGGCATCATCATCATACATCTGAATTTCTTGACCGATAATGCCCTGTTCTTTGGCCACCGTTTGTGCACTAAAGTAAGGTGTTTGCACAAAATCAAGCAAATGCGCAAGGGCTGGCAAAACGTTTTGCGTCGTTGAAAACAGATAACTCGTTTGATACGGGTTCGTAAACGCGTTGGCATCCGCACCTAATTCACCAAACCGCGTAAAGGCATCCCCATCAGCCTTCTCAAAAAGTTTGTGTTCAAGAAAGTGGGCTGTCCCAGCTGGAATTGTAATCGGTGCTTCATCATTGATTTGAAATTGGCGTGCCAATGACCCAAATGGTGTCGTTAATACCGCAAATGTTTTATGATAATTTGGCTTTGGTACCATAACCACAGTTAGCCCGTTAGGTAACTCGGTCGTTAAAACTGTTTCTTTTAATTTTGGATATGTCTTTTCTATCATGCATCCGCCTCTGGCATCAATGTAAATCTTCCTTGTAAAATCACTTGGTCGGCCAATGCACTCACTTGCGCTGGTGTTACCGCTTGAATAGCCGCTACCCACTCCGCTGTGCTGGTCTCACGTTGTGTTAACAATCGAGAAAAGACAAGTTCAATTTCACTATTAGGTGAATCTTGTTGACTTAAATAATCGTTAATTAAGCTCGTTTTAATCGCATCAAAGATTTCGTCACTAAATTCACCCGCTTGAATCGCTTGCAATTCGGCTTGAATCATGCGATCCGTCTGTGCGACCTTATCCGCATCTAAACCTGCTGCCACTGTCATAAAGCCAGTATCATGCTGCCAACGTGAGTAGATACTATAAGCCAACGAGGCTTTTTCCCGAATATTGGTAAACAACTTAGATAACGCTGAACCACCAAATAAAGCGTTGAGCACTAAGGCTGTAAAGCGCTTTGGATCATCTGGTGGCAAACTCAACTGATAAGATAGCGTCAGGATGGCCTGATTAATATCTAATTGTGCTTCCGACAATTCAACGGTAGCTGGTCGTAGGCCTTGACGATAAAATGGCTGTAATACCATTTCACGGCGCGCTTGTAGTGGCCATTTTGCTAATTCAGCCACCACACGCTCAGCGTCAATATCACCGTACACAACAATATTGACTGAATCATTGGCAATCATCTGTTGATACGTCGCCAAAACGTCAGTCGCCGTTAACTGTTCAACATCACGCACTTGACCAGAAGATGGTAACCGCATGGCCGGCGCACTATAGGTCAGTTCTCGCAGTTTCAACATAGCATAGCGGCGCTTATCATCAGGTAGACTTGCTAATTCGTTGATCAAACTTTGACGTTCTTTATCAAACGTCGCTTGATCAAACTGATCCCCCGTCACCAGCGGTTCAAAAATCATATCCCGTAAAAAAGCAAAAGCATCCCCAAGGAGATGTTCTGCATGGTCAATATAAGTGGGCGCAGGCAATTGTAAATGGTAACGCACATGGTGTGTTTGGCCAAAACGCACCACATCTGTTTGAAACTGAGCACCATACAAATCAATCGTTTTTTGCGCAACGGCTTGTTGGTCGGGATACTTTTGCGAACTGACAGCGGTCAAGTAAGACAATAATGCCCGCGCCGAAATGGTATGCGTCAGTAACGGCGCCGCAAAATCGACAGCAATGTGTAGGGTTTTAAATTGTGTTGTTGGGTGAACAACAAGTGTCACACCAGGCTTAAGTTGTATTTTTTTCATAGTATTGGTGAGAAGAGTCGGCTGAACTTTTGAATAAATTTCATCCAATATGACTGATTCTCAAAATCCTCAATTGTCAATTTTTTTGACACTAAAATGTCTTGTTCAAACTGTTCTTCTAACTGTGTTGCAAACTCTGGATCATAGACAAACGCATTGGCTTCAAAATTCAATGAGAATGACCGAATATCCATATTGGCTGACCCAACGGTGCCAATTTCATGATCGATGGTGACTGCCTTACTGTGTAAGAAACCAGCATCATAACGATACACTTCCGCTCCCATGGCAATTAATTCTTGTGCATAATACTGTGTTGCCCGATAAACGAACGGATGATCTGGCATATCCGGAATCATCAAACGCACCCGAACACCTGACATAATCGCGATTTCTAAGGTTTCTAGTACGGCTGAGTCCGGAATGAAATACGGTGTTTGAATCGTAATTTCTGAACGAGCCGAAGCAAACATCCGCATAAAGCCTTGTTTAATTTGCTTTAAATCATTATCTGGCCCACTCGATACAATTTGAACCATCGCACGTCCGGACAATTCCTCAATTTCAGGAAAGTAGCCGGCAGTATCGACAAGTAATTCGTTTTCTTCAGCCGTGGCATTCCAATCCATCAAGAAACGACTTTGCAGTGATAAGACCGCATCACCATGAATCCGCAGATGCGTATCCCGCCAATGCCCAAACTTTTTAGAACGATCAACGTACTGGTCCCCAACGTTTAACCCACCGATGTAACCGATTTTACCATCAATGATAGCAATCTTACGATGATTTCGGAAATTAAATCGCAAGGTCAAAAGCTGGAAGCGACGCATTAAGAATGGCGCTACCACCCCACCTGCTTCACGCAAACGCTTATACATGTCACGATGTTGACCATGCGAACCAAATTGATCAAAAATCACATGCACGTCCACACCTTCGCGCGCTTTTTGCGTCAACAAATCGACTAATTGGTTCCCAATTTTATCATCATCAATCGTAAAGTACTCCAGATGGACATGATGCGTGGCCTGCCGAATGTCTTCAAACAACGCCTTAAATTTATCCGGTCCATTGGTAAAAATTTTAATCTTGTTACCACGCGTTAAGACTGACTCATCTGTGCGTAAAAACAAGTTCGCCAACTCAGTGGCTGAATCTGGAATCGGTAATAATTGCTCAATCGCTTCTAGCTGTCGCCGTTGGTTATCCGCGATTTGATCCAATCCAAGTTGTTCTTGTGTCCGTAAGCGAAATATCCGCTTATCAGAAATGCGACTGCCAACAAAGAAGAAAATGATAAACCCTAACACGGGTAACAGAATCAAGACTAATAACCACGCCCAGATTGATGCAATATCACGTTGTTGACTAAAAACAGTAATAATCGCCCCAAATGTGTTGGCAACTAAAAGAATTAAAAGGATTATCCACAATGAATCTCCTAGCATCTCACACCTCATTATCTCTCTATAATAATAGTACTAGTTTAACATTTTTTACGGTAGTATGACAAAATTGATGCTGTCAATGGCCGCAAAAAAGCCAAAGTGATGTACCACTTTGGCTTTTTAACTTATTTTGAGAACCATTTATTTTCAATTTGCGTTAAGCGCCCATCTTTTTTAAAGGCTGCTAACGTTTGATCGACTGCTTCTCGTAATTGATTATCGGACTTTCGGAAACCGACTGCCGTTTGATCAATTGGGAAATCACCAACAGTCACAGTGTAATCCTTTGGATTTGGTTGGTGGGCAACGTAATAACGCGCATAATCTTCATCAATTAACAGCCCATCAATGCGCCCAGCATTCAAATCATTGAACGCTTTGTCAAAGGTATCATACCCAACCACCTGCTGGTCTTTCACGTATTGCTTAAGGACCTTTGGATACTTGTTAAAGCCTTCATCACCACTAGAAGCCGTTTGGTCGCCCAAGACTTTATCCTTCATATCTGAGAAACGATTAATGTTATTTTTCTTAAGCGTTACCAGTACTTGAGTCGCCTTGTGGTAAGGCTTAGAAAAGGCCACCTGCTTTTCACGTGCTTTGATCACCGTATAGCCATTCCAGATCGCATCGATATTCCCAGTATTCAGCTCGGTTTCTTTCATCGACCAATCAATGGGCTGCCATTTGACTTTAATGCCCATCGTTTTAAAGACTGCCGTCGCCAAATCAACATCAAACCCAACAATGTTCCCCTCTTTATCACGGAAACCCATTGGTACAAATGTATCATCCAACCCAATCGTAATTTGTTTGGCTTTCTTGATACGTGCCCAGTCTGCCGTTTGGGTGGTTTGTTGTTCATTTTGCGCAGTTCGCTTCGCACCACTGCTTAAACTCATCGCCGCCCAAATCACAACACCAACAAAGAGCAGCCCGACTAACGTATTGACAATAATTTTTTTCTTCATACTTACCATCAGCGACTGACCTCCGTTGCAAAATCAAACACGCGATCCGATACCATTTCTGCAAAAGGTTGATCGTGCGTAATAATCAACTGCGTCACACCTTGCGCTTTGAGCGTTTTCACGACTTCCGCAACCTGCTTAGTTGACGCCTCATCTAAACCACTGGTTGGTTCATCATAGGCCAAAATTTTGGGATCCATTGCCAACGCCCGTGCAATCGCAACCCGCTGTTTTTGCCCACCCGATAGTTGGTAGGGATATAACGCTGCCTTATCAGCCATACCAAGCGTGGTTAACAACGCTGTCGCCTTGGCCTTAGCCGCATCACGTGACAGCCGGCTTACGTTAATGGGCGCGAGCATAATATTTTCAATCACGGTGTAGTTTGGAAAAAGATTAAAATCTTGAAAGATCAAACCAACCTTCGCATCCGCACGCGTGCCGTCAATGGCTAGCTGTTCACCGTTGAGGCGTACTTCACCAGCATCGGCCGTTTCCAGACCAGCTAAAATTTTAATCAAGGTTGTTTTACCAATACCTGATGGGCCGACAATACTGAGTACTTCACCATCTGCTACCGATAAATCCAACGCTTTAAAAATTGTATTTGTGGTATATGTTTTCGTTAACTGTTTAATTTCTAACATCGCTTATCTCCAACTATTCAATCGCGTTTCACTACGGCGTAAGAGGACTGTCACAACGGCCGTCATCAGCAAATAAATCAGCCCAACCAACAAATAAGGCACCAACGTCACATCACGGCTAGCCGCAATGTTTCCTGCTCGTAACAAGTCACCCAAACCGATGACATAAACTAATGACGTATCTTTAACCAAATTAATCACTTCATTACCAAATGATGGCACGATAATTTTAATCACTTGTGGCAAGATAATCTTGAAAAATGTTTGGACGCGCGTAAAGCCTAATACTTTCGCAGCGTCATATTGGCCACGCGGAATTGCTTGCAACCCACCACGGAAAATTTCGGCGAGATAAGCTGCATAGTTGACGATAAAGGCAATCGCAGCAGCTTCAAAACGGGGAAAAGTAATGCCCATCATCCCCAAACCATAATAGACGAAAATCAGTTGCAACAGGAGCGGTGTCCCCCGCATCACCCAGATATAACCATTAATCAACCAGCGAATGGTAAAATAAGGTGATTTCATCCCCAATGCCACAATAATACCTAATGGCACCGACCCAATAATGGTAATAAAGAAAACCCCTAACGTCATTTTCAACCCTGACATTAAACTGGGCAAAATTTCTAACAAATAATTCATCCTACTCTCCTTTGCGCGATATTGATTAACTTTAAGCGATTAAAAAAGTCCCCTTGCAAAATAACTTGCAAGAGGACGCGTCAGCGTGGTGCCACCTCAGATTCTAATTTTGTTCACACAAAATTACTCCGTCAGTCTTTTGGTTTAATGGTTGCAAAAACGCCCTCTGAATACAGGTGTATTCAGAGGGCGTTTTCCGCGGTGCCACCTCTTATCGCAAAACCATCACTGGTAGTTGCCTCAATAAGTCAAAAGACTGTTTGCGATAACGGGCAAAACCGATATGACCTACTCGATTCAATCATACACTCACAGATGTGTTTCAACTAACACCACTGTTTGCTCACACTACCCGCAAACTCCCTTAAAGTGATGCTAATCTACTCTTCCGCTCAACGTTTTTTAATATAAAGCTTAGTATAATCTATTTTTTTATTTTGTCAAGCACTTATCTCAAAAACTGGAATAAGGACCAGACTGGATAATAACCTAATGCCGCAATCGTCAGATTCAAGGCTACCGTTGGCAATACTTCATAAAGGAAAAACGATACCAAACTCACATTAGCAATCCCAATAATAAAACCAGCCATATAGGTGATGAGCAAATAAGTCACCAACCCAATCAATAGTAACGTCATCCCACTCAACAAACGTTCATCCAAATAGGCATGTAGTTGTTTCATGGCCCCAACAGCCCCTAAAAAGGCTACCGTGTAAGTCCCAAAGATGCCCGTATAATACATATCAAAGAGCACCCCAATAATAATGGTATATAGCCAAATTGGCACTTCATTTTCCGCATCAAATTGAATGGCATAAAACAACCAAATCAACGTTAGTACTGGTAACACATGCCATGGAAAAGCGGTAAAAATACCACCCATGGCAGCCATTAAATCACCATCTACAAATAGGAAAAAGAGCAATAAGACTGGGAAAACTACCCGCAAACGTGTTAATTGCCAAAAAGCCATTATTGCGCTCCAATCTCTGATACGGCCACCACTACTGTGGTGATATTACCTAAATCAGCCGCCGGTTCAATATAAATGCGCTTTGACAAACCGTAGTCATCCTTGGTAACTTTCGCTACTTTACCAACGTACAAACCAGATGGGATCACACCACCCAAGCCAGATGTTTCCACTAGGTCACCAGCTTTAATTTCATTATCCGACGTGACTTGTCCCATGATTAATTGGTTCGTTTCGCGATCAAAGTCTGTCACAATCCCATTGACATCCCCTTTATTACCTTTAATAGTAATGGCAAAACGGTTGGCATCTTCCCCAGTATCAGAAATCAGTGCCACTTTGGCATTCGTTGTATTGACTTCACTAATACGGCCAATAATACCGGAACCAGCCAAAACGGGCATACCCTTTTTCAAGCCAGATTTACTACCCTTGTTAATTACTAATTGTGATTGCCAAGTGGTTGGTGACCGACTAATAGTCACGGCAGTAACCGTTTTGAAATCCGTTAAGGTCGCTTCCAACTTTAACTGTTTTTTCAGCTCGCGGTTTTCTTCCTCAACAGTTTGCAAGCGCACTTTATCTTGTGCAAATTCATCAATTTTAGCCTTTAAAGCGCGATTTTCTTCAAATGTATCCAATAGATTCCCAATACTATTAGCCGTCCGACCAATTGCTGTTGTCGGTACCGCAATCACGCGACTTACACCACCCGCTAAATCATTGCTAAAACGTTGAATAAATGGCGGTGTATTGGTACGCTTCGCCCACCAGTTTGATCCGGCAATTAAGCCAACAATGACAATAAAAGCAATAATAATTGTTACAACTGCGCGAGATGAAAAAATTTTACGCATTTTGTTGTCCCCTTGTTTAAAAAATAAAAGCGCAGCGCAAGCGCTACGCTAGTGTACAATATGCCAACAACTGATTATCCTTGTCGCATCACATCAATTGACTTTAACGCCTCACCAGTGCCAATGGCCACTGCATCGAGTGGTTCATTAGCAATTAAGACTGGCACTTTGGTTGCTTCTTGAATAATCTTATCAAAATCACGTAAGAAAGCACCACCACCCGTTAAGACCATCCCGTGGTCAATGACATCGGCGGCGATTTCTGGTTGTGTTGATTCTAACGTTTCACGAATGGCAACGACAATTTCTTGCACAGGTTCTTGAATGGCCAATGCCACATCTTCCGCTGTCACATCAATTGTCTTAGGCAAACCTGTCAACAAATCGCGACCACGGACTGAAGCATTTGGCAATGTGCGTGCTAATTCAAGCGACGCTGCCCCAATTTCAATCTTTAAACGTTCCGCAGTTGGTTCACCAATGGTCACGTTGTACTTATTACGTACAAAATTGGCAATGGCTTCATCTAACTTGTCGCCGGCGATACGAATTGAACGGCTTGAAACAATACCACCAAGTGAAATCGTGGCCACGTCCGTTGTGCCACCACCCATATCCACAACCATTGAACCAGTTGGATCCATGACGGGCAAACCAGCCCCGACAGCAGCGGCAAATGGTTCTTCAATGACATACGCATCACGCGCACCAGCCACACGTGCGGCATCAATCACCGCACGACGTTCAACAGCTGTCACACCTGCAGGCACCCCAATTGTGACGTATGGCTTACCAATACGACCACCCAATGCCTTTTGCAAATAATAACGAATCATGGCAACCGTTGTATCGTAATCAGCAATCACACCATCACGCATTGGTCGAATAGCAGCAATACTTGCCGGTGTCCGGCCAAGCATATCCTTGGCTTCTGATCCGACTGCAACGACTTCATTCGTTTGTGTGTTACGTGCGACCACAGACGGCTCACGCAAAACAATGCCGCGTCCTTCAATATATACATATGTATTGGCTGTACCAAGATCGATACCAACGTTTCGTTGTCCAAATGAAAATGCCACTATGCTGCCCCTCTTTTGTACCTGTTATTGTGAAAAATACGCATGACTTAAATTATGCTTAACTTATAGTATTGTAGCATAAAAAACAATGATGTTGCCGATTAATTTGCGCGGACATATTTAATATGCCCACCTTTACCCGCAATGCCGCGAATGCGATTTTGGGATGGGAAGTCACGCCAAACTTGTTGAAATGCCGGAAAAGTTTCTGGCGTAATGTCAATTTCATCAATTTTACCGTCACGTAAATCATTTAATAATGTTTCATAATCCATAATTTCACCTCTAGTCCATTATACAACAAATTCATTTTAGCACTCGTTAAATAAGAGTGCTAAATTTAATTGTCATTTAATCTTAACCTGGTATACTATAGGTAAGCTATAGAAAGGAAAGTATCGTGCATTTTAGCGGTACACTTAATAATTATGGCATCACAAGACCCATTCGGATTTGGAAATATTAATTTTGATGATATGATGCGCGCCATGAATGAGCAAATGCAGGCCGCACAAAATGGTCAACAAGCCAACTTTGGCACTCAACAAAAAAATAAAAAAGATAAACAAAATAATCGCTCAACACTACTCGACGAATTTGGAATTAATTTAACACAACAAGCCCGTGACGGTAAGTTAGATCCGGTTATCGGTCGTGATAGCGAAATTTCCCGCACCATCGAGATATTAAATCGTCGTACCAAGAATAATCCTGTGCTTATCGGGGAACCAGGTGTTGGTAAAACAGCTGTTGTTGAAGGACTCGCACAAGCAATTGTTCACAATAAAGTCCCTGAAAAATTGCAATCAAAAGAGATTATCCGACTTGACATGTCTGCGCTTGTGCAAGGTACGGCAATGCGTGGTCAGTTTGAAGCCCGTATGCGGCAACTGATGCAAGAAGTCGCCGACAATGACGATATCATTTTGTTTATTGACGAAGTGCATGAAATCATGGGTGCCGGTAATGCCGAAGGTGGCATGGATGCTGGTAACATCCTAAAACCTGCTTTGGCGCGTGGTGAATTCCAATTGATTGGCGCCACGACTTTAAACGAATACCGTAAAATTGAAAAAGATGGCGCGATTGCTCGTCGGTTCCAACCTGTACAGGTAAACGAACCTTCAATGGCTGCCACAATTAAGATTTTAGAAGGGATTCAGCAACGTTACGAAGATTACCACCATGTTGTTTACACAGATGAAGCGATTGCTGCCGCGGTATCATTATCCGACCGTTACTTGCCAGAACGCTTCTTGCCAGACAAAGCGATTGATTTAATTGATGAAGCCGGTTCACGGAAGAACTTGTCTATGAAAATTGCTGATCCTAAAGCGATTCAGGCCAAAATCGACTCAGCCGACAAGCTCAAACAAGCAGCGATCGATCAAGAAAACTTTGAGAAAGCCAGCTATTGGCGTGATCAAGTCAACCAACTCGAATCGCAAAAAGCACAAGTTGAAGCCCATCCAGAAATGTTTAAGCCACAACCTGTCACTGAACAAGATATCCTAACAATCATCGAAGATAAAACGGACATTCCAGTTGGTGACTTGAAAGATAACGAAGCAAACCAACTTCGCGAGTTAGATGCGCACTTGTCAGCCCATGTGATTGGTCAAGATGCGGCCGTACAAACTGTGGCGAAAGCCATTCGTCGTAATCGTATTGGTTTGACCAAGTCCGGTCGCCCAATTGGCTCATTCCTCTTTGTCGGTCCAACCGGCGTTGGTAAAACTGAATTAGCCAAGCAATTGGCCAAAGAAATGTTTGGCAGCAAAGACGCTTTGATTCGCTTTGATATGTCAGAGTATATGGAAAAGCATGCGGTATCGAAAATGATCGGTGCCCCTGCTGGTTATGTAGGCTATGAAGAAGCTGGCCAACTGACAGAGCAAGTCCGTCGCCGTCCTTATTCCCTCGTCCTCATTGACGAAGTGGAAAAGGCGCATCCAGATGTGATGAATATGTTCTTACAAATTTTGGATGATGGTCGCTTGACCGATGCCCAAGGCCATGTCGTTAGCTTTAAAGATACAGTGATTATCATGACGTCAAACGCTGGTTCCACAGATACCGGTAACACGCCAATGGGCTTCAATCAAATTGATGCCCAAAGCAAGTTACTCCAACGTTTGGAAAATTATTTCCGTCCTGAATTCTTAAATCGTTTTGATGATATTGTGGAATTCGATCAATTGACGCAAGACCATCTCCTCACAATCGTTGACTTACTGTTAGCCGATATGAACGCTAATTTGGCAGATAATCAACTCCACGTCACGGTAAGCGACGCTGCAAAGCAACAACTCGCCAAGCTGGGTTATAACCCAGCTCTAGGCGCACGGCCACTACGTCGTGTCATTCAAGATCAAATCGCCGATCAACTGGCTGATTATTATCTATTACATCCTGAAAGTACCAATTTGTACGCTGATTTGGATGCTGAAACAAATCAAATTATTATTTCCGAAGAAGCCTACGTTAAGGCATAAGAAAAGCACGTTCTCGTTTGAGAACGTGCTTTTTTATAAGCTGCCAAGAAAGGTCAATTGTGACGATTTGGCCATCGCCTCTGGATTAGAACCAGGTAGGCCAACCGGTACCGCCACACCTAATTGGTCATAATAAGCTCGCCAATAGGCCGAAATATCATGGGTAGCATCGTGAAAACGTAACGGCTGCGGTTCGAACGGTAACAGGTCACCAAAGGCAACTTCAACCAATTCAGAACAATACAGTCCCGCACCATCTGGATAGAAAGTAGCGTTATACGGTTGCCCAAGATACGTTTTCGCACGGGCAATGACCGTCGTGACATCATCAACCTGTGGGCGATAAACATCCGGCCGACCAAATTCCGCTTGGAATTGCGCCAAATCCTGCATGGCCACACCATAGCGCGGACTCGCATGGATGACAGTCTGGTCATCCACAGCAATGCCAACATGCACATAAGTTCCCGTCGATGCAGCAATGGCTTCATCCATGGGTTCATGTTGATTTTTGATAAACAGTAAATCCCCAGCTTGTAATGCCATGCTTATCCCTCTGCTATTTGCGCTGTTATTGCCAAACAGGACTCATCAAATGTGTTTCTTCTGGCTTTGGTCCAACTGCAAAGCTCAACAGTTCAACTGACAGTAATTCAGAAATACGCTTTAAGTAACGTTGAGCGTTTTCTGGCAATTCATCAAATGATTGCACACCTGTAATATCTTCGTCCCAGCCAGGCAATGTTTCATAATTCACATCAAGCCCTTCAAACCATGTATCAGATGCTGGGAAATGATGAATTTCTTCACCCTTATACGTGTAAGATGTCGCAATCTTCAATTCTTTCAAACCAGACAAAACGTCAAGTGAATTGATCGCCAACTTTGTCAAACCAGACACTTGAACAGCGTGACGCAAAGCGACGGCATCTAACCAACCAATACGACGTGGACGCTTTGTGACCACACCATATTCATGACCAACTTCACGAATATGATCGGCAATATCATCGTGTAATTCTGTTGGGAATGGGCCTTCACCAACACGTGACGTGTAGGCCTTAATAACACCAACCACATCTTGGATTTGGTTAGGACCAACACCGGCCCCGTTCATT
Encoded proteins:
- a CDS encoding ATP-dependent Clp protease ATP-binding subunit gives rise to the protein MASQDPFGFGNINFDDMMRAMNEQMQAAQNGQQANFGTQQKNKKDKQNNRSTLLDEFGINLTQQARDGKLDPVIGRDSEISRTIEILNRRTKNNPVLIGEPGVGKTAVVEGLAQAIVHNKVPEKLQSKEIIRLDMSALVQGTAMRGQFEARMRQLMQEVADNDDIILFIDEVHEIMGAGNAEGGMDAGNILKPALARGEFQLIGATTLNEYRKIEKDGAIARRFQPVQVNEPSMAATIKILEGIQQRYEDYHHVVYTDEAIAAAVSLSDRYLPERFLPDKAIDLIDEAGSRKNLSMKIADPKAIQAKIDSADKLKQAAIDQENFEKASYWRDQVNQLESQKAQVEAHPEMFKPQPVTEQDILTIIEDKTDIPVGDLKDNEANQLRELDAHLSAHVIGQDAAVQTVAKAIRRNRIGLTKSGRPIGSFLFVGPTGVGKTELAKQLAKEMFGSKDALIRFDMSEYMEKHAVSKMIGAPAGYVGYEEAGQLTEQVRRRPYSLVLIDEVEKAHPDVMNMFLQILDDGRLTDAQGHVVSFKDTVIIMTSNAGSTDTGNTPMGFNQIDAQSKLLQRLENYFRPEFLNRFDDIVEFDQLTQDHLLTIVDLLLADMNANLADNQLHVTVSDAAKQQLAKLGYNPALGARPLRRVIQDQIADQLADYYLLHPESTNLYADLDAETNQIIISEEAYVKA
- a CDS encoding YiiX/YebB-like N1pC/P60 family cysteine hydrolase produces the protein MALQAGDLLFIKNQHEPMDEAIAASTGTYVHVGIAVDDQTVIHASPRYGVAMQDLAQFQAEFGRPDVYRPQVDDVTTVIARAKTYLGQPYNATFYPDGAGLYCSELVEVAFGDLLPFEPQPLRFHDATHDISAYWRAYYDQLGVAVPVGLPGSNPEAMAKSSQLTFLGSL